One region of Trichosurus vulpecula isolate mTriVul1 chromosome 1, mTriVul1.pri, whole genome shotgun sequence genomic DNA includes:
- the LOC118829021 gene encoding 60S ribosomal protein L26 — translation MKFNPFVTSDRSKNRKRHFNAPSHIRRKIMSSPLSKELRQKYNVRSMPIRKDDEVQVVRGHYKGQQIGKVVQVYRKKYVIYIERVQREKANGTTVHVGIHPSKVVITRLKLDKDRKKILERKAKSRQVGKEKGKYKEETIEKMQE, via the coding sequence ATGAAGTTCAATCCCTTTGTGACCTCTGACCGAAGCAAGAACCGCAAGAGGCATTTCAATGCCCCCTCCCACATACGGAGGAAAATCATGTCGTCCCCTCTGTCGAAGGAGCTGAGACAGAAATACAACGTCCGCTCCATGCCCATCCGGAAGGACGATGAAGTCCAGGTTGTTCGAGGACACTACAAAGGTCAGCAAATTGGCAAGGTGGTCCAGGTTTACAGAAAGAAATACGTGATCTACATTGAGCGTGTGCAGCGGGAGAAGGCTAATGGTACAACTGTCCATGTGGGCATTCATCCCAGCAAGGTGGTAATCACAAGGCTAAAGCTAGACAAAGATCGCAAAAAGATCCTTGAGCGAAAAGCCAAATCTCGCcaagtaggaaaggaaaagggcaaaTATAAGGAAGAAACTATTGAGAAAATGCAAGAGTAA